Genomic segment of Nostoc sp. TCL240-02:
CAGCCTGGTGTCGCCCAATACCTAACCCCACTTCTGGCATAAAATAAGGCTCACCTATTTGTAGCTGGTAACTTCCATCTATCAATTTATACAGTTCAAAGGGTTGATGTTGGTCACGTCGCCAAAACTCAGGGTTATAAATTACGTAGTACAATACACCCAGTTTTTTATATATATTTAGCTTCTCTTCATATTCACCTCCTGGGGTATGGGATACCATTTCTAATGTGAATATTGGAACAATCCCATTTTCTTCCCAAACCGCGTAACTTTTGCGTGATTTACCTCCCTTTTTGCGCTCTACTCCCACACTTAAAAAAGCATCTGGCACTACTGGTACTCTAGGATTTACTCCAGTGGTGTGATAAACGCCCATATCTACTCCAAAGTACCAATTTAGGCGATTTGCCCAAATAGAGTTAAGTAAGAAAAGTAAAATGTTGGGCAAAAAGTTTTGATCTTCGTTATCCACTGGTGTATCGTCTGAACAGGGAAGTTCATCAGTAGTTGGTAACGCATTTTTGAGGTCAGGTGAGAGCATAACCGTTGTCTCGCTGGCGTTTGATGCCCTTATTATAAATGAGCGAAAAAGTTTAGCGTTTGGGTGCAGGTTCGCCAAACTTAATTAAAAGCGCGATCGCAATACTAACAAGCAAAATTAACGTCATACTTAAAGCAGAACCAAACCCCCAATTTTGGGTGGCTCCCAGAAACTGGTTATAAACTAACCGCGCTGCCGTCATACTAGAAGCACCACCAAGTAATTCTGGATCGACAAAATCCCCCAAGCCTGTGATGAATACAAGCATAGAAGCAGCCGTAATTCCAGGCAGAATTTGCGGTACAGTTACCTGGAAAAAAGTTTCTACCGGATTTGCACCTAAATCAGCTGCCGCTTCTAACAACCGCTTGTCTAGCTTTTCGAGAGACGCATATAAAATCAAAACCATATAGGGTAACAAGCTGTAACTCATACCAATAAATACAGCTTGACTCTGGTTAAGTAATTGCAAAGTAGGTAAACCGAAAGTGCTGAGTAAACTGTTCAGCAAACCAGTAGGGCGAAGAATTGTAATCCAAGCATAAGAGCGGAGTAACGAGGAAGTCCACAAAGGTAAGACAAAGCCTAATAGCAGCAAATTTCGCCAACGCTGCGGCGCTATCTGAGCAATCCAATAAGCGACAGGGAAGCCTAAAATTAAACAAATTATTGTAGTGCCCAATGCAAAAAATAGCGATCGCACAATTACTTGTAAGTAAAGTGGGTCAAATATTCGGATGTAGTTTTGGAATCCGTTGGGATTAACCAAATCTCCCGGACGAATGTCTGCAACTAAACTTAACTCGAAAATTATCAAAGTTGGCAGCACCAACAAAAGTAATAACCAAATCCCCGATGGTGCAAGTAATATCAAAGGTTGCAGCCAATTTCCCCATAGGCGAGGCAATTTTTCTATTTGGGAAATCCCATTTTTTTCAATATTCATTACTTATAAATCTAACTCCTAACTATTTTAACTGCTAGTTAATTGAGTCCAATAGCGATCGTAAACCTCTTCAAAGTCTCCTACAGGAGTAACACGTTCACAGTTTGCTAAAAGTGATTCTGCGGGAAATAAATTAGCATTATCTTGGATTGTTTTTGGCAATTGCTCAAATCCAGCCCTATTAGGCGTAGAAATACTCAAGCGTTGACTGATTTGGGCTGCTAATTCTGGTTGTAAAATCATGTTGATCCAAGCATAAGCTCCAGCTAAATTAGGGGCTGTTTTGGGAATAACAATAGTGTCTGTCCATAATGAAGAACCACTGCGAGGAATCACATATTTGAGTTTAGGGTTTTCTTGAGCAATTTTTACTGCATCTGCTGAATAGCACATTGCTAATAGCAAATCTCCTGCCAGAATTTGATTTTGCCAAGCGTCAGTGTCAAAACGCGCGATCGCAGGTTTTAGCACCTTCAACTTTTCATAAGCTTGTTTGATTTCTTGTTCGTTTTTGGAGTTGTAAGAATAACCTAGCATCCGTAAGGTTGCACCCATAACTTCTCGAACATCATTAAGCAAGGTCATCCGTTGATTAAGTTCTTCTTGGTTTTGCCAAAGGTAATCCCAGTCTTGTGGTGCATTTTTGATTTTTTCGGAATTGTAAAGCAAACCTGTTGTCCCCCAGTTAAACGGGATGCTATATCGGTTATTGGGGTCATAGCTAGGATTCTGAAATCGGGGGAATAAATTCTCTAAACCGATTAAGCGATCGTGATTTATCTCTGTTAACAAACCTTTGTTTACCATCTTCTGCACCATGTAATCAGATGGGTTGATGATGCTGTAAATG
This window contains:
- a CDS encoding PotD/PotF family extracellular solute-binding protein; translated protein: MANRRRFLKGVAALSSLSLAGCGWRLAEVRANSNTNGQRDQLYVFTWTQYTDNQLLRTFSTQTGMKVLADVYDSNDVMLAKLQAGGGGIYSIINPSDYMVQKMVNKGLLTEINHDRLIGLENLFPRFQNPSYDPNNRYSIPFNWGTTGLLYNSEKIKNAPQDWDYLWQNQEELNQRMTLLNDVREVMGATLRMLGYSYNSKNEQEIKQAYEKLKVLKPAIARFDTDAWQNQILAGDLLLAMCYSADAVKIAQENPKLKYVIPRSGSSLWTDTIVIPKTAPNLAGAYAWINMILQPELAAQISQRLSISTPNRAGFEQLPKTIQDNANLFPAESLLANCERVTPVGDFEEVYDRYWTQLTSS
- a CDS encoding ABC transporter permease; the encoded protein is MNIEKNGISQIEKLPRLWGNWLQPLILLAPSGIWLLLLLVLPTLIIFELSLVADIRPGDLVNPNGFQNYIRIFDPLYLQVIVRSLFFALGTTIICLILGFPVAYWIAQIAPQRWRNLLLLGFVLPLWTSSLLRSYAWITILRPTGLLNSLLSTFGLPTLQLLNQSQAVFIGMSYSLLPYMVLILYASLEKLDKRLLEAAADLGANPVETFFQVTVPQILPGITAASMLVFITGLGDFVDPELLGGASSMTAARLVYNQFLGATQNWGFGSALSMTLILLVSIAIALLIKFGEPAPKR
- a CDS encoding Uma2 family endonuclease, whose product is MLSPDLKNALPTTDELPCSDDTPVDNEDQNFLPNILLFLLNSIWANRLNWYFGVDMGVYHTTGVNPRVPVVPDAFLSVGVERKKGGKSRKSYAVWEENGIVPIFTLEMVSHTPGGEYEEKLNIYKKLGVLYYVIYNPEFWRRDQHQPFELYKLIDGSYQLQIGEPYFMPEVGLGIGRHQAVIAGIQQEFLCWYDEQGNRYLTDAEQAQQERQRAEEERQRAEQLAQYLRSLGVDPNNLPGNP